The Hymenobacter sp. DG01 genome has a segment encoding these proteins:
- a CDS encoding STM3941 family protein: protein MTEDLIYYNSRKRHALLTLAGLAFVAMGVFMIVTKGNWALGLITIVFFGACAAVGAWQFFDTRPRLQITDEGILDRTLGVGLIPWTDIADAYVRSINHEYFVCLQVHDEAAYLSRLPALKRKLAGANAALGFTPLSINLSGVDLNAEQLLEYILKQSAAAQSHFPDLSK, encoded by the coding sequence ATGACCGAAGACCTGATTTACTACAACTCGCGTAAGCGCCACGCGCTGCTCACCTTGGCCGGGCTGGCGTTTGTAGCTATGGGGGTGTTTATGATTGTGACAAAAGGCAACTGGGCTCTGGGGCTGATAACCATCGTCTTCTTTGGGGCCTGCGCCGCGGTAGGGGCCTGGCAGTTTTTCGACACCCGGCCGCGCCTGCAAATCACCGACGAAGGCATCCTGGACCGCACGCTGGGCGTGGGCCTCATTCCCTGGACTGATATTGCCGACGCCTACGTGCGCTCCATCAACCACGAGTATTTCGTTTGCCTGCAGGTGCATGATGAGGCGGCCTACCTGAGCCGCCTCCCGGCGCTGAAGCGTAAGCTGGCGGGTGCCAACGCGGCGCTGGGCTTTACACCTCTCTCCATCAACCTGAGCGGCGTTGACCTGAATGCGGAGCAGCTGCTGGAGTACATTCTGAAGCAAAGTGCCGCCGCGCAGTC